tataaatctcataaaatatcaaacaattaatgtcaaaactataagaatataaatattaatagtaatataatgaggtgtacaaagtcaaaggaccttgatcaaactttgaatactattaaggttttaatcaaataatgttaaggattagggaccgcaatCAAATTATCCCTTAATTCAAATAGCCATCAacgagaattgaatttaaaatatttcacttataagtaacaAATAATATCACTAGACTATAGTACTATGACTACGAGAGCACATTTATTTTAGCCAATATGATTGGCTCATGTTTGAGCTTAATTAGCTTAGAGTTCTCACTTCTAAATAAAGAGGAATAcaactaaaccgtagtactgaaTGACTTAAATTCgataacttaaaaattgttgcGAGAAGCAAGTCCTAAACATTTCTATTAACTTAAAGAACTTGGCCGTCTTTTTCTTAAAGATTTAGAAATATAGGCACTCAGGACTCGAGAGCTCCCTTCAGCCGTTCAAGACCCCTCTCGAGTTCCTCAGGCAGTGCTCGATCCCGCCTCGATCAGTATGCTCAAGTCCCTCCCACTACATACATACTTTGCATTTGATATTTGGATCCGCTTCACCGTCTTCCGTATAAATGCAAATCGACTCAGCTCTATACCAATCCAACATATTGTTAATTTAGAAACAATTTAATCGAGAGAGAAAATCACAGGCTTCAATCACGGCAGCGGAAGACCAGCCGTCTTCAATCATGGCGGCGAAAGACCAGCCGAACCAAGTCCTGTCCATGCTGGATGCCGCCAAAAACTCATCTCCACCACCTAAAATCAGTTGTGATCTCCGGCATGGAATTCTTCTATTAGGTTAACATGCTTATGTAAGTGAAGGTCCTTGCGTTTGTTGACACACGCAACATTCACAAATTGCTCGTACGGTTTGATTGCTAAGGATTAGTACATCCAGTGGCGAAACCAGGAATTATTgaggggaggggcgaaattTGAAAGGGTAAAAATTGTTGCCGACGAGGTTTCATGTCATGAAAACAATCCATAATGTGTTCATTCATTGCATAATGAAACGTTATAGCAAGGGTAAAATGTTGTAGGAAAAGGTATTGAGTTGTCGGAAAAACTTTTCGAGGAAAAAAATTTGTCGTTGATCGTTGCAAATTCTTCTATTCGAaatactttttttctttcttttctgattAGTCatccaacaaaacaaaattttgacacCAATCAATCTTTGGTTTCAGTTAAATACTCGTCGAagtcaaattttaaaaaggtTAATAATCCTAAATTAAAGAGGTTTTTTGTCAATCCGGTGCAAATATAGTTTACAAGTTAGCTCATATAAGGTTCTCAAGCTCATAATgtcatcaatttaataaaatcataCAATTATGCCAAAGATAAAAATTAATACACTTAAGTTAAACTCCAAATACGTACGATTCTTCATTTTTTTACTCATTtgaaaagattaaaatgaacaCTACTGTGAAAACGATCTAAATGAACACTACCAATTATCGAATATTTACATATATGTAAGAGATTGAATTATGTGCTAACTATTAATCTACATTAGGTGATTGTAGactaaaatttatattcatgtaTACAAAATTAAATACATTGCCAATATAATTTAACAAGTTAGAACTTGAGGGTATATTTGTGAATTGTGAGTTTTTGGGGCATATTTTGCTGCTCTCGTAAAAGGGACGGGGTGTGAGtgagtgtgaagatgaaatggggGACCAGTGGTTCCCTttataatcatttatttatttttatctcaaTAAAGCAAAATGGCATTGTTCCGCCTaggaattttcaaaaaaaattataaccttTCACTGCTACTGCTAAACCAGAGCAGTAGCCAggactccatcattttttatgAGACTAGAGGGGATGAACCATTGCTCTTGTGCTTGATTCCAGCGAGGGGAGGGGTGTCCACCCCTTCTCGCTCCTCTGTAGCTTCGCCCATGAGTAAAACGTAGAAGACTCTTTGCATACTAAGCTTTCATCCATGGCGTCTCCGCGTTAGTTATTTACTTGTGCTTTAATCAGTAGTCAGACATGTTTAAAGTACTATACGATCAAGTTTTTAGGGCTTACTCGTTTCGTAGCGGCTTAACCGTTGGTCTCTAAATCCAAAGTTTTATTGATCAAATTGCGTTGTTATAATTATAACAATTACATTTTTCCTTCTTGCTCGTAAGTGTAGAAAATTTCTCATGAAAGTAATTCTTATAGCTTTGTGTTTTAGATCTCCCCAAGGGACTGGGATCACCTCCGGATCCCAACCTGCGGAGCCAGCTGACCACAAGATCCTAACTCTCCATTTTCATCTTGCCTTGTTTTGCATGAGAATTTTTCATTACTCTTGGCCACAGGATAAAAAATGGAAGGATGAGATCTTGTGGTCAGCTGGCTCCGCAGGCTGGGATCCGAAGGTGATCCCAATCCCTCCCCAAGAGCTTCTTATAGTTTCAAGaagttttatataaaatatgGAAACATGTACAAGTAACCGGTTACaaacttttaaatcaaataccGAACTAGAGGGACATTGAACTAACAATAAAGAGTACTAAACCGTGATTTATATACCGCTCAAAATGTCTCACTCGGTTTTCCAAGCATAGAGAAAATGGCAAAACCCTCCTATGTTTGATGAGCTCCCTTTGCCTTTTGGTGAGTTACATGGACTGTGCTGCAGGCTGCAACTGCTGCAGTTTCCATTTCTACTCCCATAATCATAATTGATATTCGATGATTCCCAATCTACCGTCCCTGccttaaaaatgaaaaaccctTGGCTTGTGCCTAAGCTACTAAACAACCAATCATGCACATCCCAAAAAATTTCAACTGGCATATCATTCAGCATCACAGTTTTATTCCCTCTAAACCTCCAATTCAAGTTCATAATCCGAATTGCCACTGTCCCGTCTACGCTAATCCACATTTCAGGATCTTTGGGCCCGGACAACAACGTTTCAATCACAATGTCATGTTCTTTCCTCCCTTCCTCCAACATGGCTTTGGTGCAAAACAATCCTTTCCCGCACACATTTTCCTTCTTGTACATCAACCTAGCCTCTTCCGATGATGATCTTGATCTGGTCCGCTTATAAGCATCTTCCATTAAGTCCCCCAGCAGTAAAACCACCTCTTGTTTGGACACCAAGGCAACATAGTAATTCGAGCATGGCTCTGGGGTGCAGGAGAATTTCGCCTGTCGAAAATCCCAGTACACATCCACCCGTCTTCCATCTACTTCGAACGATTTGAGACCTTTCTTGCCCCAAAACTGGGTTGAGCTTAAGTCTATCTTACAAGTACAGCACTGATTTTGTTGACAAGGCTTTTCCACTGTGATGCAGAGGGAATGGCTAGTTAGGTTTTTACACCATGTCGCTGTGACATTGCAGCACAATTCAGCTACTTTCGCTTGATAGACATAAGTCACAGCGCTCTGCGGAGCTGACTTATCTTTCTCCTTTTCCTTGCACACTTTCTCGGAAGATGGTGATTTTGGAATGGAAACGGGTGAGGCCTGAAGAATTTGATGAGACATTGTCACGAGGAAAAGAGATGCCTCATTATCTACTCCACCTGAATTTTGCAACACGATAAGCTCTCAATTTTTTTCAGAAGTTTGAGATCAACAAAAAAGACTCACATGCTATCTTGGATTACAGGGTCTATTGTAGCTGGTCAAAATTCTCGATACGATGGAACAAATGAAATATGAAGAACGAAGGCAAGATTTCAAATTCTGGAGACATCAAAATTGATCTCGAGGACTAGAGACTCGAAAAATAGGTTGAATTTACCAAACAATGGTATCAAGATCGATGGGACTTCTCAGGGAGCTGAGATCTTAATAGCTGCTTTGAGGAAGAACATCATAGCTAGCTGAGGCTGTCAATGAGGTGTACGGATAGATTAACAGAATTATCTATTTTACTATAAATAGTGTCTCTTAACTTCCAGGCTGGTTACATGGCTATTATTGGTACTAGAAAAAtcgccttctttttcttccttacTAATTTTAGTACACACTAGTCATTGAGCCCGTGCAGTGACGCGGGTAATAAAACTCTGTTAAACGTGTGAAATATATTAAAATCTGTTTACAtccatatcaaatcaaatgttcatcccttttttttttctttctgttttagTACTTAATAAATTTAGATGACAAGTAGATATGCAATCATTGTAcataaaaaggagaaaaaagtaCCTGTAAACCCTAAAAATAGCTTCCAGTATAAGAAAAACTCGATCGAGAACCGCAacattgtgttttttttatttacagaaAGAGTGATCTCAAAAGGTATATATAGGTAATTTATATAGTAAGACAAAGGTTTAAGGAAAATGCAATCTGGAACACCAACATACATAGCAACTATACAAAAGATGCTTTAAAAGAAAACTGAAAGCATTAAAATTCCTCAAGGTAATACTAAAAATTCCGTGTGGATCGGCTTCTTCTGATTTCAGGCATGGCCATGTTGCCGCCTTCCTTTTGATTTCGTGTTACGCCATTGCCATTTAGAAGCTTGTTTTCGGACTTTCCAGCCAATAAAGGTTCTTCTGCTTGCACTAGTCCTCTGCATGTAAAAGGACATATCATACACTGGTTCAGGATGagaatcccaaaaaaaaaaaattttaacgaaaaaccattgGTTTATAGATCATACCGTGGTTCAAGATTTATATAGTTCCTTGGCATGGGTTGCCGAAGCTTTTTCGCCATCAAGGAATTATGCTTGGGTGAAGCAATGAGGATATCCTCATTTTCCGGCTCGGAGAAGTCACTCTTTCGAGCCTCTTCAATCTTTTCACCAGCATCTGAGTTAGGAAACATTGTTGTCACTGCATCAGAATTTTGAACTCTAGCTGGTATCCTGTTCTGCTTGGTCTTAGCTGCCTTACTCTCATTCTTGATTTTTCTAATACCTCCTTGCCTTACATTAAGAGCTAGCTTAAACTGCTCGTCTTCAGGTTCTTGGTAAACTTTCTTGGAGTTGGCCTTCTGGAGGCTGTTTAATGCACCGAAAATGTCCTCGTGCTTAGTTGGTTCTCGCGAACTGGTGCATACCCTCGAGTTGTTCTCAGTTGATGGGAACACCGGCATAGTTGCAAGGGATTTATTGACAGGTACTCTAGCTGGAAATGGTACTTTCGCAATTGGATGGTTTTCGGTTGTGTCAGCCTTATTCCTACTTTTGATGAAGGCTCCTCTATCAGTAGATATTGATCTCCTAACTGGAGGTGATGGTGTTCTGAGATGTCCAGGGATGACTAATCTGTCTTCAACTGGTAATGACATCTTCGCTGAAATCTCCTTGTCGGCGAATGCAGAGGGAAACCTCAACCTCCTTTGCTTGCCCGTAGAGCAACTTCTTGCCTGAATGCCAACAAATTTGAGCACAAAAATGAGACGAACTTTTATCATCTGCTACCAAACCATTTCATTTGTATGCAATTAGAGAACCTCCCAAGTCTAATGCTAGCATTACTCCTCAAGAAAAATATAGTACCGAATTTCAACTATTTCATTTTGCATGACGGAATGTACCTCAGAAATCTTAGTATCGTCCAAGGCTCGCTGACAGTTTTCAGGCTTTGAACCGTTTCCAGTACCATTTCTCGGAACACGGAAAGGTGAAACAGCTCTTGACTTTTGGGAATCTATGGCGTTTCGTGTGCTGCCTTTAATTTGCTCTAGCTCAGCTTCCTTTCTCTCCAATGCCAGTTTAAGATTTGATATCTACACAGATACATATTTACTTTTAAGCAAGCactataacaaaaattagttgaaaatttgaagtaGAACTGCAGAAATGAGAGATAAACCTCGTCTTTAAGTTCGCGGATTTCACCCGTTTCTTTATGAGATTGAGCTGCCCCAAGCTCGATGGATGCAACCCTCTCAGCAAACTTGAGGGTACTGATCGTCTCCCCGAGCGCATTAAGTTCAGGATTTATATGCACAAACATCATGGTTTTTGCGTGACCACCTAAACATCGACAAAATTAAGATCATCGACATTTCAGATCGAATTAAAATGCTAAGCATTTGGAAAAGTGGATTCTATCAACAAGACTTAATATGTTTTTAAAGTTACCTAAAGAGTCTTGCAAGACTTGAGTAAGTTTGCTATTTCTGTAAGGAACATGTGTACTCTTTTGTGCAAGAGCAGATATGACATCTCCAAGTGCAGAAAGCGATCGATTTATGTGTTGGGCTTCCTTTAGCCTCTCGCCAACAGCCTCGGATTTATCAACTCTCTCACTCCCGGCCAAATCCACAAGATGAAGGCAACCCCTTAGAATTGATCCGGTAGCCAACTCCTTTCCAAGTACATGAATTGTTAAAACACTGCAGAAGAAATAGCCAATCCAAAATTCACTTGTTagaaaatccaaaaaacaaaatgatgcTTGAActtcacaaaataaaatataaatgatCCACCTATGAGACCGGCTGCTGCGCTCATTTAGAGCTGTAGCGCCAACAGCGCGATTCTTTTGGCCGATTTTCATCAACTCAAGAACATCTTGAGTACATGTCACTGGAACCAAACTTGCATCAGGTACATTGAGGCCGTTCAGTTGAGACTTGTTTCGTATATCTAATGTAGCATATAAGTTAAGGAAACAATGCGACAACATACTTTATAGAGCTTTTGAATTCGTAAAGCCTAAATTTGGACTCAAGTTGGAGAAAAAATAAAGGAAGGGCAAGGATATCTTCTGTTAGAGCCATCGCTGACTAAAAGGTCTCTCACTTGTTCGTTGTATATTTCGATCATCTGAACTGCAACTTCATATCTTACTATGTCTTGCCTCGCCTTCGATATTTGAAATAAGTCACGAAGGGCTCTATAGTTTACACCCCATGTCTCTTCTGTTGTTAAATCAGGGCCACTCTGCATAAGATAAGCAAGAAGTGCATGTTGTGTGTATTAGTAGTTTTTCAATACAATCTAATATCTACATATACGAATTCTCACATCTATTTGCAAAACTAGAGTAAATTGGCATTACCATTGTGTATGTCTTCCCCGAACCAGTCTGTCCATACGCGAAGATGCATGCATTATAACCGTCTAAAACCGACCTGATCAGTGGTTGAGTGTCACCATATATTTGCTCTGCACAGAACAGTGAAGAGAGATCATGAATAATTTCTTACGCAAAAATATTAAGGTGTACAAACTGTAAAAAGAAGGTTTCATTTTCGTTCATGGCTAATCGTAGTGTAGTAGCACATCTTCGTTTTATTTCAATAAACTGTTACTCAAATTTCGAATTCAATTTCTGATAGCGGTTTGAAAAACTTTGCGATGATAGAATACCTTGTGTGACATTGGTTCTGAAGACTTTGTTAAATGTAAAAACCCTTCTTGCATCTTTGCCCTGTTTAAGGGGATTGACAATCATGATGGTTCCATTCTCTCCGATATAATCCACAGTGGACTGGCCGTTCAATTGCCCCGGTAAAAAGGGTCTGATTCTGCAATAGACTCTAATTGATCCTGCAAGAATAAAATCTTCTAAATAAGCTCCATATCCTAACATGCTGGATAATACATTAAGCTGGGATGAAATAAACACCTTTGAGGTCTTGCACTTGATTGTAAAGAACTCGGTTCTCTTCAATAACTTGTTGATAGGAAGAGGATGCCACTTCAAGGCCTTTGATGTGATGTGCTGAgaccaaaaaaaatgaaagtatGAGGTTAATGAATCCATTTTGTAGTTGCAGAAATATTCTCGAGGCAGATCAAATCTTTAGAATATTACCAAGCCTTCTAAGTTCTTCCTCCCAGTTTGAATGAATTTGTTTGACTTTGTATTTCGTCACTTGGAAAGATGATTTGAGCTCCTAAAGATATCCAAGACAGACCAAAGCAAACGGTTTCGTAAGAAGAAAATCTATGTCTTGCATTCTGCCGAAAAGGAAGGGAAGAAAACCTATGTGCTTGATCTATTCATGCTCCTGCTAAATTTTCGTAATTCTTGCAGGAAACGGAAGATAGGATACTCACCTCAAGCTGTTTCTGTTGAGTCCTAATTAGTTCTTCATGGACAGACGAATGACTGCTATCACACTGAACAGCCTCGCTACCTTTCCCACCACAAATGCAGAAGTTGGATAGATCATTTGACACCGAACCATTTCTTTGACCTAGATATTGTGTAATAGCTTCTACAAATTCCGATTTTGATAGACCACCCAAGTCTCCTCTCAGTAGTTTCTTTAGAAAGAGGCCAAGCTGCAGAAAATTTGTAAATAAGGGATATAAGATTATTTCCACGCGATGCCGAATGGCATCCTGCTTAAGTCGAAAAACTGATCCAGTAGAAGTACTTCTACACAATGCTAGTAATAGAAACACCGTGGGACGAAGACTTTTAACATACCTGAGTGCCTTGTGAAACAAGCAGCGCTGA
This window of the Malus domestica chromosome 03, GDT2T_hap1 genome carries:
- the LOC103416744 gene encoding uncharacterized protein, which translates into the protein MSHQILQASPVSIPKSPSSEKVCKEKEKDKSAPQSAVTYVYQAKVAELCCNVTATWCKNLTSHSLCITVEKPCQQNQCCTCKIDLSSTQFWGKKGLKSFEVDGRRVDVYWDFRQAKFSCTPEPCSNYYVALVSKQEVVLLLGDLMEDAYKRTRSRSSSEEARLMYKKENVCGKGLFCTKAMLEEGRKEHDIVIETLLSGPKDPEMWISVDGTVAIRIMNLNWRFRGNKTVMLNDMPVEIFWDVHDWLFSSLGTSQGFFIFKAGTVDWESSNINYDYGSRNGNCSSCSLQHSPCNSPKGKGSSSNIGGFCHFLYAWKTE
- the LOC103416754 gene encoding kinesin-like protein KIN-14F, which gives rise to MPQESNFNSIIFTSPSKNMRGLKGLVSNNEAPPFPNTEEFINDYELAQRKAEEAASRRYQAAEWLRKMDYGASGTLSKEPSEEEFRLALRNGLILCNVLNKVNPGAVLKVVENPIIAVQSTEGAAQSAIQYFENMRNFLEAVKDMKLLTFEASDLEKGGSSSKVVDCILCLKGFYEWKQAGGIGVWRYGGTVRITSFPKGSLSSLGSESADESIDESESSQFEQLLEFLHLSSEVSTEESRTANALAFLFDRFGLGLIQAYLRETNMVEDLPLNATVIDTLLSKVVKDFSALLVSQGTQLGLFLKKLLRGDLGGLSKSEFVEAITQYLGQRNGSVSNDLSNFCICGGKGSEAVQCDSSHSSVHEELIRTQQKQLEELKSSFQVTKYKVKQIHSNWEEELRRLAHHIKGLEVASSSYQQVIEENRVLYNQVQDLKGSIRVYCRIRPFLPGQLNGQSTVDYIGENGTIMIVNPLKQGKDARRVFTFNKVFRTNVTQEQIYGDTQPLIRSVLDGYNACIFAYGQTGSGKTYTMSGPDLTTEETWGVNYRALRDLFQISKARQDIVRYEVAVQMIEIYNEQVRDLLVSDGSNRRLDIRNKSQLNGLNVPDASLVPVTCTQDVLELMKIGQKNRAVGATALNERSSRSHSVLTIHVLGKELATGSILRGCLHLVDLAGSERVDKSEAVGERLKEAQHINRSLSALGDVISALAQKSTHVPYRNSKLTQVLQDSLGGHAKTMMFVHINPELNALGETISTLKFAERVASIELGAAQSHKETGEIRELKDEISNLKLALERKEAELEQIKGSTRNAIDSQKSRAVSPFRVPRNGTGNGSKPENCQRALDDTKISEARSCSTGKQRRLRFPSAFADKEISAKMSLPVEDRLVIPGHLRTPSPPVRRSISTDRGAFIKSRNKADTTENHPIAKVPFPARVPVNKSLATMPVFPSTENNSRVCTSSREPTKHEDIFGALNSLQKANSKKVYQEPEDEQFKLALNVRQGGIRKIKNESKAAKTKQNRIPARVQNSDAVTTMFPNSDAGEKIEEARKSDFSEPENEDILIASPKHNSLMAKKLRQPMPRNYINLEPRGLVQAEEPLLAGKSENKLLNGNGVTRNQKEGGNMAMPEIRRSRSTRNF